From the genome of Canis lupus familiaris isolate Mischka breed German Shepherd chromosome 20, alternate assembly UU_Cfam_GSD_1.0, whole genome shotgun sequence:
GAACATGGAGCAAGGGTCTGAGACCCACTGCCCGTCTTTCTTGCCAAAAGAGGCGCTGGGGCCTGTGAAGGGGCTCCCGGGGGGAATCACAGCTTCTCTGAAGCCAGTGCGTCGTCTCCCTATGGAGCAGGCCAGGCTCCAGGTCACTCCCAGGGAGAGGAATCCTGCTGCCCTGACCCCGAGCCAACTGTTTTCTTACAGTTTTCCCAGGGGACCTTCTTCCAGACTAACTGGGAAGAAATTAAATGttctttcacatttaaataaGATGGTTGAAAAGCAACCACACAGACTTGGCAACTGGCACTGGTGCCTGCCTGTCTGGGTACTCGGGGCGGGGGgcccaggggcagcagcaggggctGGCCGCCCGCACGCGCCTTCACTGCTGGAGACGGCCAACCTGTGCCACCGCAGGCACCTGGAGTCTTGCAGGCACAGAAGCACTGGGTCCCAAGGCCTGGATCTCCCTGAGCCCGTGGGGCAGGCCTGGCTGCACCCAGCAGGTCACACGGGTGGCCCCGCACAGGGTGAGCGCTCCAAGGCAATCCTCTtttgcacctggctggcttggctTATCTTTTTGAAGCCGGATTGCACGTGGCGACTTGAGACACCTCCAACCACAAACACCCAGAGGCAAACAAGGTAAATAAATACAACTCCCAAATGCTCCAGCCACTGAGACGGGCCCTGGTCTCCCCACAGTGGAGCCTGGGCGTGTGACCCTGGCCTGCCCTCTGACCGGACCTTCTTGCAAGCAAatgaagggagaagaaactgTGAAGCCCTCAGCTGTGAACCAGAGTCCTTGCTTATCAGAATCACTGTGTTGGATCGATGGGGGattctcctcccctttccctcccctggcctccctTGTGCCAGTCCAAGGACCAGGGCCCTGCGGTGATCCCACTTGTCAGAGAAGCAGCAGGTGTTAGGGTTCCTGCTCCAGGTTGCACACCTGTCGGAAGTGGAGTGGGTGTCGGAAATGGAGTGGGACTTGCACCCTATCCACACCTGTGGCAGCTACTGACTCGGGAGCCTGAAGAACAGTTGTCCTCACAGCGCATAACAAGTTCAGAGCCCCCTGCGACCCTGGAGATACTGGGAGGAAAGTCTGCCCGCCTTCCCTGTCCAGCACGCGTGCACATGCCACGCCATCTAGTGAGAGAAGTTGTCAAGGGCACACACGTCCACAGTGGGGCGGTGTTCATCCCACTCAGGAACGGATGCACTTTGAGGTCAGGTGAGCACAGGGACCCCAGTGAGGGCCAGGAGGCCTCTGCTGCTCCTGGCTTTGGGGTTCAGTGGACTGAAGGACCCAGTGTGTCTCCACAGCACCCTGGAGGTGATTGGCTGCCCGGGGCCCCCTGTGGAAATACGGCAGCAGTGATGTCATATCCGGGGGTGCTGAGGGTCACATGGGCCCGACCCTTGACGGTCAGCCTGGAACCATTTACCACTTCTGAATCCCAGGGGCCCATCAAGGATGCAGAGCCCGTGGGTGCTGTGTCCCGGGACGTGGCAGGACATCTGGACACACAGTGGCCCATGCCCACACCAGCCATCTGTGTGCGTCTTTAGGTAGCTTTCAGGTAGACTCAAGAAGGCAGCCACCCTGGCCCCGGGGGCTTTAGTCATGATGGGGAGCTGAACCGAACCTGGTTTGGGCGTGCACAGGCCGAGCTCCAGCTCTGCAGGCCCGTGAGTCTTTCCCCCCTGGCGCCCCGGGGAACAGGACTTGAACCTGTCAGCAGGGACCACAGGCGCATGACGTTACCCACAAGCTCAGTCGGAGAGGCAGCAGCCCCTGGAGGGCGAGGGAAAGCTGTCAGGCGGCACCAGCAATTTAATCGCTAGTTCCACATAATGCAAATGGAAGATACGtgcttttatttaaatagttCTGTAGCGCTTTggtttttctaaattaaatttcaaaCGTATGAAGAGTCGAGACAGGCTGGACAGCCCAGCAGGACACAAGAACAGAGTGTTACGCACGTTGATGCATTCGGTGTGCCAAGCTGAGGACGGAGGCTTTCCAAGCCCCTGGGGCCTCTCGGGTGCTCAGAGTGCACGTTTGTTCTCGAACGTGAAGATCTGTCTCCTGACAGAAGATGGGGGGGCAGGTTCTCcttggggtggggcagaggtgggaCAGCTGGCTCCTAGGCAGGAGAACTTTGGCTTCCTTGGGGAAGCAGAAACCAGAGGAAGGCCGTCCTGCCGCAGGGGCAGTAGCGCCGCGTCAGCCAGCTCAGCGGGGGCAGCAGAGGCGAAAGGGTGTGGTGGGGACTGCGGCGGCCAGAGGGGCAGCGGGCGGTGCGGGCTCAGGCGAGTGTTGGAGGCGAGCTCCACACCTGGATTGGTACGCAGTGTCCTTGCTTTTGAATAATGCCGCTGCCTCGGGCGACAGGGCTGACCAGTCCCGTCGTCTTGCCTAAAAAGGCCTGCAGGGCTCTGTGAAAGCTTTGCCCAACAGACCTGGGTCTGCAAAACTCGTCAGGAGATGTcatgcccctcctccccagtcccACGGGTGCCCCGAATAACCTTCCCACCCCTGCCTCGGCCCACCTGCCGCAGGCCTGCTAAAACACACGGCCCTCCTGACAGACAAGAATCACAAATACACGCTCACACCCCGTGTGTCCATCTGCACCCTGAGCTTGAGAATCCCTGCATTCTCTGGGTGTCCCCAAAGCCAAAATCTGTTGAGGTTTGCTTTCTGAGGTCTCGTAAAAACAGTTGGCCGACTGAACGCAAATGAAATAATCTTAAAGTGGGCGTGCATCTCAGATGGCCTTACGCTGGAGCCCGGAGTCGGGGGCACACTGTCCCCTCCCCGTGGGAGTCAGGGCTGCAATTCCAACCCCACTGAGGCGTCCTTACCGATAGCAGCCACCCCAGCACTTTCCTAGGCTCCCTACACACCTTCCCTGCTGGAACCGAGTGCACCCGCTGCCCCCCTCGGCAGGTGCAGCAAGAGAAATGTGTTccctctcagttctggaggccggagTCAGCCGTCAGGGTGTCAGCGGGGCTGGCTCCTGACGGCCGCTCCAGGCGTCCCTCTGGCTTCTAGAGGCTGCTGACAGTCCCGGGGGGTCCCTGGCTTGTAGACACAACCCTGCAGCGTCCCCCCCCCATCTTCACACGGCCTTATCTGCGTCCGAACGCCCCCTTCTTACAAGGACCAGGGGACCCAGCTCAACTCGGCGTGGTGTTGTCTTAACTAGGTACATCTGCAacgaccctatttccaaataaggtcacattcagagATCCTGGGGGCTAGGACCTCAAAGACTGCGGGGAGATGCAGCTCACCCCCTAACACTACCTGGCTTCTGGTTCATCGTTACCCTGTCGGAAGGAACAGGCAACATCGTTAAGGTGGTTAAGTGGCGAGCGCCAGCTTTCAGAGGCATCCAGTGGCTGGAGGGGCGGGCCGGGCTCCTCCGGAATTGGGGCGGAAGGGACCCTGGGGCCTTACGCCGCTGTCGCAGATCAGCATCCTCTCCGAGGGGACGTGTCCCGGGGCCTTGGCCAGGTGGGATGGGAGAAGGGAGATCCTCGAACTgccaccacccccgccccgcaggAAACCCGGGCCCGGGGTCATATGCTGTCGTCGTCCAGCATCCTGGTGAGGCCCTCGCAGATGCGGCGCAGGTGCGAGCGGTAGGGCTCGGCGGGCCCGTAGAGCGCGGCCAGGAAGTCGCAGTCGGCCAAGTGGCCGAACACGTGGTTGATGCGGCCGTGGGACTTGGCGGTCAGGTGCGCGCCCACGGCCTGGTGCAGCAGGTCGCGGCACTCGTGCAGCGCGGCGGCCAGCACGCGCCGGTCGAAGGTGAAGTCCACCTGGTGGAAGCTGACGGCGGTCATGGCCAGGCGGCGCGCCCTGTGGCGGAAGCGCTGCAGCAGCGCCAGCTCCTCGCCGCCCAGCTGCCCGCCGCGGAGCAGGACGCCCAGCTTCACGGCCACTTTGACCAGGTTCTTGAGCACCTTCTGGGCCTCCTTGCGGCTGCGGGTGAACTCCTTGGTGGCGCGGTACAGCTCGTCCAGCACCTCGCTGCTCGTGTCGTCGATGAACACGGCCACGGTGGCCTTGGATGCCATCTTGCTCAGGAGCTTCTTCTGGGCCTGCAGGACCAGGCTCTTGGTGCTGAAGGCGTCCATCGGCCCTGCCGGGAGGAAAGGCGCACGGGCGTCAGTCCCCACGGTCCCAGGGGCCTGCGGGGAAGCACCTGCCGGGCGCCAGGGCCGGGTGCAGGGCCCGGGCGGGGCAGGGACACGTGACTAATGCCTAATGGTGAACGGTGCAACCTGGGCAGCACGTTCTGAAGCCGACTACTTGcgggccctggccccagccccccagaCCCGCCACATCGTCGCTGTGGGCTGAGGAGGGGCTCAGGGTGAGTTCTCACGGGCAGGTTCCATGCCCCCCAAGTCCAGCTTGTCATTCCCCAGCCGCCATCCTGCAGTTCAGTAGGACGGGGTCCCAGCCCCGGGGCTGTTAGTGTGGACGAGCCCCGTTACTTCCGATCCCCCGGCCTTACTCTCCCCTGGAGTTCACAGCGGACATGGAACGGGTCAGGTGGGCAGCCGCCTGGGCCAGGGGGCCACGCGTGAGGTTTCTAGAAACACTGCTCCAGCGACGCCTCCCGATAGGGTGACACTGACCAGGGACAGCTCCCGCCCAGGAAGGGCTGGCACAGCAGGCCAGCTCTCGGGCGCCGTGACCGGGCCTCCGGCTGCGGGCTGTGTTCTCACCCGTCTCCATGGCCCGCCTGCAGAGGGCCCGGGCTCTGAAGCCGCCCCTCCGGCCTCCTTCCTGCGGTGCCCGACTGCCTCCTCGCCCGGGCATCTGGGCGCCCGCTGGCAGCTCCCGTAGTTCCCAGGACTCGGCCCCATGCCTCATTCGGGGGCCTGCAGCCTCCCtggcaaactcctattcatccccCAAAGCCCCGGCCCCTTAGCCCTGCCTCTTCTCGAAGTTCCATTTCCGCAGCTCGGCTTGGCTGCGACCTCCTCTAGGAGGCCATCCATGAACAACCCGACGGCGACGGGGCAGCTCCCTGGCCACgcggcacccaggcacccccatcgctgccctgccccctccagcgggcccctctccccacctggcCTGCAGCAGCCCGGCCCACAGGGGAGGCGAGGGGCCTGCTTCCTCACCTACCGTGGCCTGGAGACGTCAGGAAAGTGAACGAGGCGAGCCTGaggcccaccccccgccctcacCCACGGCCCCAGGCCGGTCAGCCCAGGAAGGCCACGTGGGTGCCCACCCAGCCCCCAGAGCCCCTACAAAGCCCGTCTTTGTGAGCGCTCCCGCCCCGAGACCAGGCccacccccggggctgccccgtgGCCTGGCCTCAGAGGTCGGGGTGGGCACGGGGATAACGGGGCCGCCCTCCGTGCCTCCCACGCGGGCCCCCGGAGCGCGGGGGCCTGGGCCAGAGCAGGGTGCCGCTGACTCAGCACCACGCGGCAGGCCTGGGCCGGCAGCGGGTGCCCGATTCGTCATTTCCGCCAGGTAGCAGGCTGGCTGCCAGTTTGCTGAAGAAGttaccgaggctcagagaggctgagacacgtCCCCAAGGCCACACGGCGGTGGCAGCGGCCTGCCTCTGCGCGCCTGTCTGCCCTTCCCCACGTGACGCCTGCAAATCGGCTCGAGTTTTTGAGGGCCGGGAGCTGGTTCAGTGCCAGGTCCCCAGTACTTAGGGCGTGCTCCCAGATCTGGCCGCTTGGTCAAGCACCACGACTAcgccgtgcctcagtttcttcatctgcaaagtgggggaAAGTCCAAACTAACTCTGTCCTAGGGCTGGAGCTTGCGGCCAACCCCAATGCCCCCCAGGCTGTGAGCTCTCCCTGGGCGAGGGGCTGGGTGGCCTGCCTGGATTTAACTTTCAGGCTGGCCACTTGGCACAAGGAGTACCTATGCCTCCCAGATGCCTTCCCACCACTCTCTCTAGAAAGTTCTATTCTGTTCCCTGCCCCAGCACCTCCCTATTACTCATCCTGTTAACTGCTCATCCAAGTGCCAGCGTCATGGTCACCTCCTCCCGGAGGCCGTCCTGGGTGTCCCAGGCTGGGCCAGCTGCCCCTTGGCTCCCATGGCACCCTGGCCATGCTCCATCTTGGCCTTGCACACCTTGATCTCGCTGTTCGCCCCCTCGCCTGACGGGGAGGCCGGGGCTGGGTCTCCCTTGTTCACACGGCGCCTCCGGTGGTCAGCCCAGGGCCCGGTACACAGCAGGCGCTCCGTAAGTGCTCACTGAATGTGTGAGGGAAAGGATGTCCACAAACCTCACACACGGGAAGGaaccccccagggccctgggctcagccTCCCCCACTTACAGATGGacaaacaggctcagagaggaagCGGACCCCCCTGAGCCCGGGGCCTGCTGCCTGCCTTGGCCTCTGGGTGACCCCGGGCGGCTCcatccctctctgggccttggcctCCCAATCTGCAAGTCCTGGTTGAGTGTGTTGGTTCCGGAGGGGGGCCAGGCCCCCAGCAGGCCCCCCCTCCTGCGCCCAGAaggccaggggttggggggggtgggcggAGGCAGCTGCAGCCTCCCCCCGGGCCTCCGTACTCCTAACCCCTCCGGCGGGCCCCAGACCTGCTAACACCTGGGCCAGCCCAGCTgcatgaccccccccccccccgcccgaccCATTGTTCGGCCAGAAACCCCCCACCCAGGCAGGCAGACAAGGAGATGACTCCCATCCCGGGGGAGCAGGCCGCAGACGAAAATAAACCccggccttccttccttcctgctcacTCGCCCAGGTCAGGGCCGGCAAGCCGGGAGGTGGCCAGGCTGCGCCACGTCAGCCAGCCCTTCTGGGGCACGGCCGTCCAGGAGCCGCCGAGGGGCTCGGGTCCCCGTCCACCCAGTGCCGGAGCGTCCCACTGTCGTCAAAGCTAAAGGAGCCCGGCAGAGGGTCCAGGGCTGGGCTAGAACACTCATCCAGTCACTAGTGAGCATTTATGGAGCACCAActgtcccaggccctggggacgcTGCAATGACCCAAAGAGATCCTGTCCCTGCCTTCTGGGGGGCTCCAGCCTTCTAGACCCAAGCCACCTGGTTATTATGCAATGATTTGGGTCCCAATTCATTCAATTGAATGAAATGGCATCGCAGACACCACTGTCTGCCTGCACCCATCaattaaacacaaaataagaggcgcctggctggctcagtgggtagagcgtGTGACCCTTAATAttgggattgtgagtttaagccccatgtcaggtgtgAAGATTACTTACACCCAATGCACTTACACCCAATAAGATCTTCAGGGGCATCTGCGTGgttcagtcggttgggtgtctgcctttggctcaggtcatgatcccagggtcctgggatcgagcccctcgttgggctccctgctcagcggggagtctgcttctccctctccatctgcagCTCCCCCctactcgttctctctctctctctcaaataaaatcttttaaaaatatttaaaaacaaataaatgtataaaggtGGTAGTGTGAGGCAGGTTGACCAGGGAAGGGGTCTGGAACATCCCACGCTTTGCATCTTGATCTAGGTCTACACACATGTAAAAAGCCATCAAGCTAACTGGCCGTACAATTCTGTGATTACGCTAAAATCCAGCAaattgtacactttttttttaattgtacacTTTCATAGGGTGAATTTTATggaatgtgaattatatctcgATAAAAAATTTTGAATCTTTCTCCAAAGGAGGcataaatggccaacaagcagctggaaagatgctcaacatcactggcCGCTAGGGCAATGCCAGTCAACACCATAAAGGCCTTGCCTCATGCCAGGACGGGTGGCTGCTGGCCCAGCAACGGGCGTCACGAGCGCCCACCAGGCCGGGTGGAAACCGCGGCCCCAGCCCCACTGTGGGCAACGGGAAGTGGGGCAGCTGCTGTGAAAGCCAGTTTTTGGCAGCTCCTCCAACACACAGACTCACCACGTGACCCAGCGATTCCGCTCCCAGGTAGCCACCCAAAAGAGATGAGAACGCagatccacacaaaaacttgtacacgcGCGTGCACGGCAGCATGGTTCATACGGCCAGACTGGAATCAACCCAGTGTCCATCAACGGTGAAGGGACAAATATAACGCCTCTGCTCCACGCACGGGCACGTCCCTCGGCCGTCAACAGGGGCGAGGCGCCACACGCCACCCTGGGGACGGACCCCGAGCCCACGACACTCAGGGAGGGACCAAACACAGGAGGCCCCACGGGTGTCAGTCCGTGCGTGTGACACGTCCAGGACGGGCTCCTCCATGGACGGGAAAGAGGCttgtgggggctgggggctgggggctgggggaggggatgtgACACCTGATGGGGTGGGGTTGCTTTTTAGGGAGAGGGAACGTTCTGGAAGTTGAATACTTTAAAGCGGTGAATTCTATGGTATGTGGGTCATATGTCATCAAGCTGAACACTCACTATGTATACATTAAGTATAGatattttaggggcgcctgggtggctcagcagttgagcatctgccttcggcccagggcgtgaccccagggtcccgggatcgagtcccacatcaggttccccgcagggggcctgcttctccctttgcctgtgcctctgcctttccctctgtatccctcatgaataaatacataaaatattttaataaaaaatatatttttatacccCCATGCCCTTTATGTTTTATGCCTCATTTTTTTATGCCTTGCATTTACAATGCTCAAcaaatttaacatttgaaaaatcaggATTTGGCCCAAACTGTAggacaaacagaaataaaaggatcaCGCAGGGTGGGATTCGCGAATCACTGCTACCTGGCCCGGCACATAGTGGGTGCCTGATAACGGATGGTTGGCCAGAAAGAACTTCCCACCTTAGCAGCTCGCGCCCACCGCACGAGGATAGAGTGCATCTCGCAGAGGTCGCACGTGCGGCACCGCCGCAGTGAGCAAGCAGCTGCAATTCCTATCACAAAGGGCCACCTTTGCCTCAACTTAACCAGGACTTGCATTTCTGGAACAGTCACTGAATATTCAAACCGTGCAAAACCCTGCTCAACAGTTTGTTTCCGGTGGCACATCAGGAAGTGGTGGGGTCAGGGGCTACCCCAGGCTCATGGCTGGATGCCTAGtgtccccactccctgcccccgaCGCCGGGACATCCTGTTGTCACCGCGAGCAGAGAGAGAGCCCTCCAGATTTCCAGAGCAGCCCCCTAAGAGGCGTCTTCCTTGCTGGCAGGAGGAGACACCAGAAACCAGTGAACACAAAAAACAGGACAGTTTCAGGGAGAGATGAGGGCCAAGGGTGGGGGGGTGACAGCCAGGGACAGCAGGGGACCTTGGCTGGGACAGTCAGGAAGGCCTCACTGAGGTGGAGCTGCCGGAGCTGGGACAGGAAGGACGAGGCCTGGGGGAAAGGTGAgtgaggcagaggaaacagctggtgcaaaggccctggggcaggactgCGCCTGGTGTGTTAGGGGAGCAGCGAGAGAGTGAAGGCCACTGTCCCTGTCCTCCTGCAGCCCTGACATCTCCCCACAGGGGCCCCAGGCAGGCCCCACGCCCTTGGGGACAGCTCTCCCATCTGAGAATTGGGTGCCCAGGTACAGAGTCCTTGGCCCTGCTAGCTTGTGCCCTGACCCTCCCCAGGACTGTGGAGCCCAGTGCACACCTCCCCTGCCAACCCCACTTCACCTTTTGGGACCAGGAACTTTGTCCTTGTCCCCATTTGGCCCCTCCAGCTCCCAAACACCCTGGCAGCTGCCCTCTGCGCTGTCCCGGCATCCTCCACCCGTGGGGGCAAAGCCGGGAGGCAGGGCCATCCCCGGGCCTCCCCCGAGAGGTGAGGGGCACGCAGCAGGAAAGGTCCACCCCGCCCTGTGGACCCTGTTCTTTCCAGTCCCTTCGGCCCCCAAACCCAGCAGCCGGTCCAAGCTCTCCGGGGTGACGGTGGCGACCCGTCCTCCAGGCCggcggtggctcagtgggctccCGCACTCAGGGTGCTCTGCGGGGGTCGGGAGCAGGGGGCTCGCTCCGAGGGGCTCCCCGACACCCCACATCACTCACTCCCGGTCCCCTCCCGCTCACCCTGTTTGTGACAGTCCCCTGTGTGGCCCATTGGTGCAGGACGTAGGTTCCAATGCCAGGCCCGGGGTGCACAGTACCCAGCCCTGCGCCGGCGGCCGAGCCTGGCTGCGTGACTGCTGAGTGACTAACCGATTCCCGAGCGCACTCGGCGGCCCGGGCCCGGGAGGGGGAGGCCCtggcggtgggggtgggagacccccctgccccccatcccacGGGAGCCCAGCGCCTGCAACCGCTCCCAGCCCTGGTCCTTGCACCTTCCCAGGACACCGTCCCGCGGGAGGCCCCCCAACCCACACATTCCTGGTTCTACACACCGGCTCGGGGGTGACAGCaatcgggggggtgggggggcaggaaaTCCTGCTCCCCGGGGTcctcagcccccagggccccGTCAGTGCCGCATCCCGCTCCCCACGAGCCCAATCGGCCTATAAACCGCCCGCTCtccagagaaaagcaaacagacGCTGACACGCACATCCGCGTGTTTATCCTGAGCTCCAGGGGGTGTGCCACCCAATTTGCAAACATAAGAAGCCACCCAGACCCTCTGGGGCAGATGCCACCCAGGCCACCGATTCTCGCAAGGTGCCTGCAGTGAGTCTTGCCGTCTCCCCGCGACGCCGCCAGCCTGGAACAGACGGGGGGGACACCGGGCGGCTCATGGGGCCCCCAGAATATTTGCTCTCGGGCCCTTCCTAGAAAAAGTTGGCCAACGCCTGGGCCAGATGCTCAGCAGAATAAACGAGGCCCGGATGCGCAGCGGTGGCCCGGCCCCGGCGGGAAGGCCCCCAGCGCCCCGGCCAGCGCAGCCTTCCGCGTGGATGTCAGCGGAGGCTGCGGGGACAGCCAGGGGACAGCCGCCCACCCTTCCCACCAAACACGCGACGGGCGAAAACGACCTCGGGAGCACAGATCGTAGTAAAACAtggcagggaaaggggaaagcTAGGATTTTTGACCATTCAtgaccttttgttttcttccgAGTCTTATCAGCGTGTGATTCACGTGCCATAAAATGTGGCTTTTCAAAGTGTACAGCCCAGTGGCCTCTCAACACTCAGACTGTGCAACCCTCACCATTGTCCAGTTCTAGGCTGTTCTGTCTCCCCAGAAGCAACCCCATCCCAcagcagcagccccctcccccggcccccccaggccccctccccgtCCATGCAGGAGCCCGTCCCGGACGTGTCCCACCCGGGGACTCCCACGCCCTGGGGCCTCTCCTGTCtgctccccgccaccccccccagCGTCCTGGGCTAGGGCTCCATCCCTGGGGCGACATGTGTGGGCTCCTCgctcctttttatggccaaataatagtCTATAccctcattttaaatataacctAAGCTCATAGCCTGTCATCTGTAATCATGGCTGTTCATCAACCCGCCCGGAAAGTTCCTGACAAGGCAGCGGTGGCTCCGCGAGGCCGAGCAGCTGCAGCAGCCCTGGGGCGTCCTCCGAGGCAGCCCGTCCCCACCGCATGAATTCTTCATGTCCCACACAAAGGGTGTCAATAATTGATGCACCAGCTCAGCAGGGCCCGGACCGCCACTCCATCTCACCTCTCCGAACCCTGGCCACGGTGGCCCGGGGTGGCCACAGCAGCAAACGCCCCCACGGGATACCCCCTGCCAACACCGGGGCCTCCCCTGCATCCCATTTTCATTAACCACTGCTGGGACCTCACA
Proteins encoded in this window:
- the TNFAIP8L1 gene encoding tumor necrosis factor alpha-induced protein 8-like protein 1 isoform X1, whose protein sequence is MDAFSTKSLVLQAQKKLLSKMASKATVAVFIDDTSSEVLDELYRATKEFTRSRKEAQKVLKNLVKVAVKLGVLLRGGQLGGEELALLQRFRHRARRLAMTAVSFHQVDFTFDRRVLAAALHECRDLLHQAVGAHLTAKSHGRINHVFGHLADCDFLAALYGPAEPYRSHLRRICEGLTRMLDDDSI